A stretch of Lactuca sativa cultivar Salinas chromosome 6, Lsat_Salinas_v11, whole genome shotgun sequence DNA encodes these proteins:
- the LOC111900381 gene encoding 5-amino-6-(5-phospho-D-ribitylamino)uracil phosphatase, chloroplastic, giving the protein MLESMAATSLLGPTPILGHHWRQSSGKRVSMNPNRLSKVYAIKAQAMELTREIYNFKEEDRFQKNSDNQFNTNHNLDRKPGSWPPNNKADNPSLQNPLLRQHQMGCGWLGAIFEWEGVLIEDNPDLEKQSWLALSQEEGKSPPPAFLLKRIEGMKNEQAISEVLCWSRDPSQLKRMSSRKEEIHQALQGGIYRFRDGSREFVNVLTRYNIPMALVSTRPRKNLEEAIGAIGINGVFSVVVTSEDVYRGKPDPEMFMYAAQLLKFIPERCIVFGNSNLSVEAAHDAKMKCVAVASKHPVYELSAADLVVRWLDELSVVDLKNLADVETETEVEMELEEGNVLPSSRVAVDEHDDDDDLW; this is encoded by the coding sequence ATGCTCGAATCAATGGCTGCAACATCCCTGTTAGGGCCTACACCAATTTTAGGGCACCATTGGAGACAGTCGTCAGGTAAACGGGTTTCAATGAACCCTAATCGCTTGTCCAAGGTTTACGCAATCAAAGCTCAAGCAATGGAGTTGACTAGAGAGATCTACAATTTCAAAGAAGAAGACAGATTTCAGAAGAATTCCGATAACCAATTCAACACTAACCATAACCTAGACAGAAAACCAGGGTCATGGCCTCCAAACAATAAAGCAGATAACCCATCATTACAAAACCCATTACTTCGTCAACACCAAATGGGCTGTGGCTGGTTAGGTGCCATATTCGAATGGGAAGGAGTCTTGATAGAAGACAACCCAGATCTTGAAAAACAATCATGGCTTGCACTTTCACAAGAAGAAGGTAAATCCCCACCTCCTGCTTTTCTCCTGAAAAGAATCGAAGGCATGAAGAACGAACAAGCAATCTCAGAAGTCTTATGTTGGTCAAGAGATCCATCTCAATTGAAAAGAATGTCATCAAGAAAAGAAGAAATCCATCAAGCCCTACAAGGTGGAATCTACAGATTCCGTGATGGGTCCCGCGAGTTTGTGAATGTTCTAACACGTTACAACATCCCAATGGCTTTAGTCTCAACTCGGCCACGAAAGAATCTTGAAGAAGCGATTGGTGCAATTGGGATTAATGGTGTTTTCAGTGTTGTGGTGACTTCTGAAGATGTTTATAGAGGGAAACCTGATCCTGAAATGTTCATGTATGCAGCTCAGTTGTTGAAGTTTATACCTGAGAGATGTATTGTGTTTGGGAATTCTAATTTGAGCGTTGAAGCTGCTCATGATGCTAAAATGAAGTGTGTGGCTGTGGCTAGTAAGCATCCGGTTTATGAGCTTAGTGCTGCTGACTTGGTGGTGAGGTGGCTTGATGAGCTGTCGGTTGTTGATTTGAAGAATCTTGCTGATGTGGAAACTGAAACTGAGGTGGAAATGGAGTTGGAGGAGGGGAATGTGCTTCCTTCTTCAAGGGTGGCTGTTGATgagcatgatgatgatgatgatttgtGGTGA
- the LOC111900379 gene encoding uncharacterized protein LOC111900379 — MRNRRYLASSDDEEDDAPPQPSPKEPEMRSSQRNRKRMKFYEDDDDEEEEAAIKQVANSKRDKKKPKDDEEDEKEVSPPPEDDEEEEVPVEDAKPIGDVVRVSGKGKTRRNHYKSFEFDGLSYELEDPVLLVPDPEGPNKKPYVAIIKDITETKDGSVMVTGQWFYRPEEAEKKNGGNWLSSDTRELFYSFHRDEVPAESVMHKCVVHFIPANKQIPSRKLHPGFIVQKVYDTIFKRLFKLTDKDYEDNMQHEIDLLVQKTMSRLGDLPDIKLEDHDTEEDQLKSKRLLRRKNMNMTPIDVSRDEETTTNRSSGPLSRSETPGSCTSNPSEYYNILAKNNAVTSDHHRDRWLEKLLESVQYVCSNVSEDKNDKVTGSNSKPLWPVDAVVAVASLEKASHESLSSDYQKYNQKMRQLWFNLKKNAQLARRLLKGELEASKILNMSPNELKEGLTAEEIASKEPEEDAQVQMTDARCKRCTEKKVRLIEIISAGHADRYQLECTACGNMWYASRDEASSLTIDGPSSAKTVGSAPWATAKFEDVEKKLVSPRDHHPPPPPPTAASSDGGVKKVNEPEKQRSFNKSKVEDQDNLPPPPPSDHHVD, encoded by the exons ATGCGCAACAGGAGGTACCTAGCTTCCAGCGATGACGAGGAAGACGACGCGCCTCCGCAGCCATCACCGAAAGAACCGGAAATGAGGTCTAGTCAGCGGAATAGAAAGAGGATGAAGTTTTACGAAGACGATgacgacgaagaagaagaagcagcaaTTAAGCAAGTAGCCAATTCGAAACGAGACAAAAAAAAACCCAAGGACGATGAAGAGGACGAGAAAGAAGTTTCCCCGCCACCAGAAGATGACGAGGAAGAAGAAGTACCTGTGGAAGACGCCAAACCAATCGGCGACGTTGTTAGGGTTTCAGGAAAGGGGAAAACAAGGAGGAATCATTATAAATCGTTCGAATTTGATGGCCTTTCTTACGAACTT GAggatcctgtgcttttagttCCTGATCCTGAAGGACCAAACAAGAAGCCATATGTGGCTATAATCAAG GATATTACCGAGACAAAAGATGGGAGTGTAATGGTAACAGGACAATGGTTTTACAGACCTGAAGAAGCTGAAAAGAAAAATGGTGGAAACTGGCTATCAAGTGATACACGGGAACTGTTCTACAGTTTTCACAGAGATGAAGTCCCAGCTGAATCTGTAATGCACAAATGTGTTGTCCACTTCATCCCTGCAAACAAACAGATCCCAAGTCGTAAACTCCACCCTGGTTTCATAGTCCAGAAAGTCTATGACACCATTTTCAAAAGACTCTTCAAGCTTACAGACAAAGATTATGAAGACAACATGCAGCATGAAATCGACTTACTTGTTCAGAAAACCATGTCACGTTTAGGAGACCTTCCTGACATCAAGCTTGAAGATCATGACACAGAAGAAGATCAATTAAAAAGTAAAAGACTGTTGAGAAGaaagaacatgaacatgacacCAATAGATGTTAGTAGAGATGAAGAAACAACAACAAACAGGTCATCTGGCCCATTATCAAGATCAGAAACACCAGGAAGCTGTACAAGTAATCCTTCAGAATATTATAACATTCTTGCAAAGAACAATGCTGTAACTAGTGATCATCATCGTGATAGATGGCTTGAGAAGCTTCTAGAAAGTGTTCAATATGTCTGCAGTAATGTATCTGAAGACAAGAATGATAAAGTAACAGGTTCAAATTCAAAACCTTTGTGGCCTGTTGATGCTGTTGTTGCTGTAGCTTCACTTGAGAAAGCTTCACATGAGTCTCTTTCTTCTGATTATCAGAAGTATAATCAGAAAATGCGTCAATTATGGTTTAATCTcaag AAAAACGCACAGTTAGCACGTCGCCTTCTAAAGGGAGAATTAGAAGCTTCAAAAATATTAAACATGTCACCTAACGAGTTGAAG GAGGGATTGACAGCAGAGGAGATAGCAAGTAAAGAGCCTGAAGAGGATGCTCAAGTGCAG ATGACAGATGCACGATGTAAAAGATGCACAGAGAAAAAAGTGCGATTGATAGAGATCATATCAGCTGGACATGCAGATAGATATCAG CTTGAGTGTACTGCATGTGGTAACATGTGGTATGCTTCTAGAGATGAAGCATCGAGTCTTACAATAGATGGGCCCAGTTCTGCAAAGACTGTGGGGTCCGCACCATGGGCCACTGCAAAATTTGAAGATGTTGAAAAGAAGCTGGTCAGTCCTCGTGACCACcaccctcctcctcctcctcctactgCCGCCAGTAGTGATGGTGGTGTTAAAAAAGTAAATGAGCCGGAAAAACAGAGATCCTTTAACAAGTCTAAGGTTGAGGACCAAGATAAcctcccaccaccaccaccaagtgATCATCATGTAGACTAG